The DNA region CTCAAAGTATAGTCCTTAGTTACaacaataaagtttaaaaactttccaaataTTTGCTTTGAAGAAAATAGTCATTTATTGTCAAAGCATCCAACATACTCCGATAAACtataaagtttaataaatatttccaggGATAAAAGAAACACATAACTATTCAGACTCCATTTCACTGGCACAAAATTACACTTTGtattaaaaggaaatacatatttacataagTGATGACATTCTTCATTGAAGTCCATAATCATTTCATTATACATGCACTTCCCCCTGGAAACTCAAATTGAATGGCAAcccctttttattcattttgtttatttttgtaagaacACAAACTATCATCAAGAAATGCGGAAAGCATCTCACCCTCCTCCTTTactttatatctaaaataaattttgccCTTACATATAATTATTACATCTAAATCGTAAGTGCTTAATAATTTAAGTAGAAACGTATGACAAATGCATCAATATGTTGCaatatatgacatttttaaaaatgtacctttGTTTTGGGGAAAGTGAAAATGCGTGCATTCAAAAGAAAACCCCCTCAAACAACCCACCCAATCAAAAATCCACCATCCTggctcttgtgtgtgtgtgtctgtgtgtgtgtgtgggggggtgggtgggtgtgtgggtcCCGggtaaatatttgaatgaagtTCCCGGAAGGGGAGGACGTGTGTGCGCGTTGCGGGGAGTGGTGAATGTACGTATCTTTGTGCAGTGTTTCGGGGTGCAAGGAAGCGGTGGATGTTCTCGCGTGTTTATTCCTGCAGGTGGCTTGActgtgcgtgcgcgcgcgcggAAAGCTGGGGTCCTTGCCGAGTCAATTATGCGAGGTCATGTGCCTGGAGAGGTGGTGGCGCTCCCTGAAGGACTCATTGCAGATGGGGCACTTGAGTTTCTCCTCTCGCCGACGCTTCACCAAGGGCTCCATCGCATACTCCTTTTTGTGGTGCGACCTCATGTGGTACACCAGGTCGGAGGTCATGCGGAAGGAGGCGTTGCACTTGGCACACCAGTTCTGCGCGGGCAGACACAGCGAGGTGAAGGAGGGCGGCAGCAGCGTGAGCGCCgagggcagctgcagctgcaaaGGCCCCGCGGCCGCCGCAGCAGCTGCGGCTGCAGCGGCAGCGGAACTCTTGGGCCAGAACGCGGTGGCGTACAGGAAGGGGCTCTGCTTAGGTAGGCCCCCGCCGCCGCTAGGCAGGGACCCGCAACCTCCGTTCAGGTCCGCGGCCCCCTGAAGCTTCACCGCTAGAGGGTCCGCGGCGGCGGGGTAGAGTCTGGTGGGGCCCACGCCGTCGGCAGGGTGGCATGGCTCGAGCGCGCCCAGCTTCTGGCCCAGCACCAGCGGGGACAGCTGCGAGAAGGAGCGTGCTGGCTGCGAGAAGGCGCTTTTGCGCTCGTCCGACGCGGCGCCCTGTCCCCCGCCCGCGCCGCCTGCGGCCCCGGCGCCCGTGCCGCCCCCACCGCCGGTGCTGCCCGAGCTGCCCAGCTGCGGCACCGAAGTGAAGGCGCTGCCCCTCGCAGGACTGCCGCCCTCGAGCCGGCTGGGCAGCGGGCCCCCGGGCCGCGGGGCCAGCAGCTTCTCGGCGCCTACCGGCGACGCGGCCGCGGGTGTGgaggagccgccgccgccgccagcgTCCTGGTCCTCCGAGGCGACGCCCCCGCCGTCGGCGGTCCCCTCCTCCTGCAGGCCGGCCGCGCGGGTCGCCTTCTTCACCTCCACGAAGGCGCTGCGCTTCGCCTCGCCCGTCTCGGGACTGGGCGGCGCGAAGAGGCGGCCGTTCTCTTCCAGGCTGAAGTAGCTGCCCGAGGCTCGGTACTGCTGCGGTGTGCACACCAGATCCTCCTTGGAGGCCGGGAGGGGCCGCTCTGCGAAGCGGCCCCGGCTGCCTACCAGACCCGCGCCACCGCCGCCCTCCGCCGCCTCCTCCGGGAATTTCCTCTTTCCTTTGCCGCCGCCCGTAGCGATGCCGTCGGGActcagctccgcctcctggtggccgccgccaccgccgctgCCGCTGCCAGTGCTGAGGCTCTGTGCTGGGGAGCAGCTGCTGCCTCCCCGGGAGTTTTCCAGCTCCCTGGCCAGGTTGTGGAAGTCTGTGGATGGTTTTGCGCTGCTGCCGCCGGCGGCAGAGGGTGGGTTGCTGCTTTCGGGGGAGGGGGCTGGGTAGTGGTGGAGGGGACCGGCTTTGCAAAACTTGGGACCCGGGCCTAAAGgtgcctcctgctgctgctgctggtctttgccaccaccgccgccgccgcccccgtgGTCCTTGGTGCCCACGCCGCCGCCTTGCTCGTCTTGGGGACTTATATCAGCGCTGTGAAGTCTCTTGGGGCAGCGGAAACGCAGATGCGCCACATAGGGGAACTCAAACTGGAAACGTTGGCTGCATTCCAGGCATGTGTAAGGGGACGACCCTGCTTAGTGagcaaacaccacacacacacgcacgcgc from Piliocolobus tephrosceles isolate RC106 chromosome 3, ASM277652v3, whole genome shotgun sequence includes:
- the PRDM8 gene encoding PR domain zinc finger protein 8 isoform X1 gives rise to the protein MEDTGIQRGIWDGDAKAVQQCLTDIFTSVYTTCDIPENAIFGPCVLSHTSLYDSIAFIALKSTDKRTVPYIFRVDTSAANGSSEGLMWLRLVQSARDKEEQNLEAYIKNGQLFYRSLRRIAKDEELLVWYGKELTELLLLCPSRSHNKMNAGSSPYTCLECSQRFQFEFPYVAHLRFRCPKRLHSADISPQDEQGGGVGTKDHGGGGGGGGKDQQQQQEAPLGPGPKFCKAGPLHHYPAPSPESSNPPSAAGGSSAKPSTDFHNLARELENSRGGSSCSPAQSLSTGSGSGGGGGHQEAELSPDGIATGGGKGKRKFPEEAAEGGGGAGLVGSRGRFAERPLPASKEDLVCTPQQYRASGSYFSLEENGRLFAPPSPETGEAKRSAFVEVKKATRAAGLQEEGTADGGGVASEDQDAGGGGGSSTPAAASPVGAEKLLAPRPGGPLPSRLEGGSPARGSAFTSVPQLGSSGSTGGGGGTGAGAAGGAGGGQGAASDERKSAFSQPARSFSQLSPLVLGQKLGALEPCHPADGVGPTRLYPAAADPLAVKLQGAADLNGGCGSLPSGGGGLPKQSPFLYATAFWPKSSAAAAAAAAAAAAGPLQLQLPSALTLLPPSFTSLCLPAQNWCAKCNASFRMTSDLVYHMRSHHKKEYAMEPLVKRRREEKLKCPICNESFRERHHLSRHMTSHN
- the PRDM8 gene encoding PR domain zinc finger protein 8 isoform X2, whose translation is MEDTGIQRGIWDGDAKAVQQCLTDIFTSVYTTCDIPENAIFGPCVLSHTSLYDSIAFIALKSTDKRTVPYIFRVDTSAANGSSEGLMWLRLVQSARDKEEQNLEAYIKNGQLFYRSLRRIAKDEELLVWYGKELTELLLLCPSRSHNKMNGSSPYTCLECSQRFQFEFPYVAHLRFRCPKRLHSADISPQDEQGGGVGTKDHGGGGGGGGKDQQQQQEAPLGPGPKFCKAGPLHHYPAPSPESSNPPSAAGGSSAKPSTDFHNLARELENSRGGSSCSPAQSLSTGSGSGGGGGHQEAELSPDGIATGGGKGKRKFPEEAAEGGGGAGLVGSRGRFAERPLPASKEDLVCTPQQYRASGSYFSLEENGRLFAPPSPETGEAKRSAFVEVKKATRAAGLQEEGTADGGGVASEDQDAGGGGGSSTPAAASPVGAEKLLAPRPGGPLPSRLEGGSPARGSAFTSVPQLGSSGSTGGGGGTGAGAAGGAGGGQGAASDERKSAFSQPARSFSQLSPLVLGQKLGALEPCHPADGVGPTRLYPAAADPLAVKLQGAADLNGGCGSLPSGGGGLPKQSPFLYATAFWPKSSAAAAAAAAAAAAGPLQLQLPSALTLLPPSFTSLCLPAQNWCAKCNASFRMTSDLVYHMRSHHKKEYAMEPLVKRRREEKLKCPICNESFRERHHLSRHMTSHN